The proteins below come from a single Chryseobacterium nepalense genomic window:
- a CDS encoding prolyl oligopeptidase family serine peptidase, which produces MKIKIFVISFFSIVLINGQKYNLAPSKSFADEYFGTKIIDDYRNLENLQDEQTIFWMKSQSDYTSSLLAKIPNRNYYLDKRLEFDKRQGYSISDLRITGNDKYFYLKRNAGEKTAKLYYKESFLGEEKLLYDPSSFISSFNEDGTKEATHEFIINLISPSWDGNRIAISLSEKGKELSEIIILEVKNKYIYPEVINQSNPSNIGGIRWLEDNSGFFYVYYPVTDTKSQLFNKNTQSVLYKIGNNPNNRKVVFSNMNNPDLKIDKEVFPSILAFNPDDAYYIGILVDSEDFRRTFIINKKDLLAGKKNWKKLYDKDSKVHNIKLIGEEITFLSGYNSSNYKLCKTSVKKPNFINPQILVGEKKDEVFNSYTITKDGIYFTTTKNGVEAKLYLYKNGKEIPIKLPYVSGDIVLSSKGKDFSDIWVSCSGWANDEQRFKYNLKTNDFTLENLAPVIEYPEFKDIVVEETTVRSYDGVEVPLSLIYNKNIKRDGTVPVLMNGYGAFAESYSPYFSISYLLWANQGGMIAVPHVRGGGEKGDQWHIDGQKMKKPNSWKDLIACAEYLIKNKYTSSQKIALLGASAGGILMGRAVTERPDLFGAVIIESGVLNTIRVEQNGTGGTTVKEYGDPKDSVEFKGLLEMDAYYHITNGQKYPAMLITAGINDPRVKPWMSTKFVAKLLANDISSNPKLLKIDYEGGHGKDISIVKRYAGIGDIFAFALWQLGHPDYQPKENPKK; this is translated from the coding sequence ATGAAAATTAAAATATTTGTCATCTCTTTCTTTTCGATTGTATTGATTAATGGTCAGAAATATAATCTTGCCCCATCAAAATCATTTGCAGATGAATATTTTGGGACTAAAATAATTGATGATTATAGAAACTTGGAAAATTTACAAGATGAGCAGACAATATTTTGGATGAAGTCTCAATCAGATTATACTAGTTCATTATTAGCTAAAATTCCAAATCGGAACTATTATTTAGATAAAAGATTGGAATTTGATAAAAGACAAGGTTATTCTATATCTGATTTAAGAATAACAGGGAATGACAAATATTTTTATTTAAAGAGAAACGCAGGAGAAAAAACAGCGAAATTATATTATAAAGAAAGTTTTTTAGGAGAAGAAAAATTATTATATGATCCTTCATCTTTTATCTCTTCATTTAATGAAGATGGCACAAAAGAAGCAACTCATGAATTTATTATTAATTTGATAAGCCCTAGTTGGGACGGAAACAGAATTGCTATCTCTTTATCTGAAAAAGGAAAAGAGTTATCAGAAATTATAATATTGGAGGTAAAAAATAAATATATTTATCCTGAAGTTATTAATCAGTCAAATCCTTCCAATATTGGAGGGATTAGGTGGTTAGAAGACAATTCCGGGTTTTTTTACGTTTATTATCCTGTTACAGATACAAAATCTCAATTGTTTAATAAAAATACCCAGTCGGTATTATATAAAATTGGAAATAATCCAAATAACAGAAAGGTTGTTTTTTCAAATATGAATAATCCCGATCTTAAAATTGATAAAGAAGTTTTTCCTTCAATACTTGCTTTTAATCCTGATGATGCTTACTACATCGGAATACTGGTAGATTCGGAAGATTTTAGAAGAACATTTATTATTAATAAAAAAGATTTATTAGCCGGAAAAAAGAATTGGAAAAAGCTATATGATAAGGATAGTAAAGTGCACAATATTAAATTAATAGGTGAAGAAATTACTTTTCTCTCAGGATATAATTCTTCTAATTATAAATTATGTAAAACAAGTGTTAAAAAGCCTAATTTCATAAATCCACAAATACTTGTAGGTGAAAAAAAAGATGAAGTTTTCAACAGTTATACAATTACCAAAGATGGAATTTATTTTACTACCACGAAAAATGGTGTTGAAGCAAAATTATACTTGTATAAAAATGGTAAGGAGATTCCTATAAAACTTCCTTATGTATCAGGAGATATTGTTTTGTCATCAAAAGGAAAAGACTTCTCTGATATATGGGTAAGCTGTTCCGGATGGGCAAATGATGAGCAACGGTTCAAGTATAACCTAAAAACGAATGATTTTACTTTGGAAAATCTTGCTCCAGTTATTGAATATCCTGAATTTAAAGATATTGTTGTAGAGGAAACTACGGTGAGATCCTACGATGGGGTAGAAGTTCCTTTATCTTTAATATATAATAAAAATATAAAAAGAGACGGGACAGTTCCAGTATTGATGAATGGTTACGGTGCATTTGCAGAATCTTATTCTCCGTATTTTTCTATTAGTTATTTGCTTTGGGCAAATCAAGGAGGCATGATAGCAGTGCCCCATGTCAGAGGAGGAGGAGAAAAAGGAGATCAATGGCACATTGATGGACAGAAAATGAAAAAACCTAATTCATGGAAAGATCTTATTGCCTGCGCAGAATATCTAATAAAAAATAAATATACCTCATCACAAAAAATAGCCTTATTAGGCGCAAGTGCAGGAGGTATTTTAATGGGGCGGGCTGTTACTGAAAGACCGGATTTATTTGGTGCGGTTATTATTGAATCAGGAGTGTTAAATACAATAAGAGTGGAGCAAAATGGTACAGGAGGAACTACCGTAAAAGAATATGGTGATCCGAAAGATTCTGTTGAATTTAAAGGTTTACTGGAAATGGACGCTTATTATCATATTACAAATGGACAGAAATATCCTGCCATGCTTATTACAGCAGGAATAAATGACCCAAGAGTTAAACCTTGGATGTCTACAAAATTTGTGGCTAAGCTTTTAGCAAATGATATTTCATCTAATCCTAAATTATTAAAAATAGATTATGAGGGAGGGCATGGAAAAGACATTTCTATTGTAAAGAGATATGCCGGAATAGGTGATATTTTTGCTTTTGCTCTCTGGCAGCTAGGACATCCCGATTACCAACCCAAAGAAAACCCAAAAAAATAA